agctgaaagaaatgagcagcttttaaacaaaaacgtcttggagctcaaagctttcaatgagGGTCTGAGCCCGGCagtaagttcaggtaacctttattgcGACCCAAccttgttacagcttcagatccccCCAGCAAAAAGGTGTAGAAaaagtatcttttttttaaaaacagctcaaGGTCAAAGCGCACACACTTCTCCCCCCGCCCCCTCACCCCCACGTTCTTTACTATTTGTCAGCACAGAGTTGTCCTTTTGTAATTGAATCCTTGGTATAGCCATAAACTAGACGTATTGCCTCATGCACCAATTTAAACCCATACCTTGTCTCCAAGTAGGTTTCTCCCCCCTCATCGgctggagttgggggggggggggggagaaggagtGCAGAATAGTCAACCagactgctgtgggtctgaagtcacgtgtAAGCCAGTCCAGGTAAAGGATGCACTGGGACGAGCGAGTGAATCCGTTCCCAcatcagcagtttccttcccttaaaagGTTGTGAGTGAATCTGATGGGggttccccctcccctccctgacAATTGTTTCGTTGTTAGATTCTGAACTCGATTTCTAACCAAATTCCAATTCCGCCATGTGCCTTGGCAGCTCCCGGAACTGGGTTAATAGTCCAGTCAATAAAGGCACTCAGCCGTCGCTGTTTTAAACCCCCTGCGATGGCATGTGAACTCTCTGGTGTCTctgcaggtgggaggagcggCTAAAGCTCTTCCCGCACTGatagcaggtgaatggtctctcccctgtgtggacccgctggtgcctcagcaggtcagaggcctgggtaaagcccttctcgcactctgggcagctgaagggcctctcccccgtgtggacccgctggtgcttcaGCCTGTCGGAGGAACTGttgaaggccttcctgcactctgtgcaggggaatggcctctcccctgtgtggacccactggtgggtCAGCATGGCGAAGGAATtgctgaagcccttcctgcaTTCGGTGCAGAGGAacagcctctccccagtgtggacctgaCGGTGGGCCAACAGGGTGGAGGtctgggtaaagcccttcccacatGCGGAGCACCTGAAGGGCcgctcccctgtgtggacccgccggtgcctCAACAGGTCAGAgcaattgctgaaggccttcccacactcagagcagctgaagggcctctccctggtgtggacccgccggtgcctCACCAGgtcggaggaattgctgaaggccttcccgcactctgtGCAGGGGAATGGCCTTTCCCCGGTGTGACTGCGACGATGAATCGCCAAAGTAGATGGGAAATGGAAGCCTTTCCCAGagtcgccacacttccacggtttctccatgggGCAGGATTCCTCGGGTTTCTCCATGGCCAAAGTTTCAGCTGCACACA
This genomic stretch from Chiloscyllium plagiosum isolate BGI_BamShark_2017 unplaced genomic scaffold, ASM401019v2 scaf_89590, whole genome shotgun sequence harbors:
- the LOC122545418 gene encoding zinc finger protein 436-like; its protein translation is MEKPEESCPMEKPWKCGDSGKGFHFPSTLAIHRRSHTGERPFPCTECGKAFSNSSDLVRHRRVHTRERPFSCSECGKAFSNCSDLLRHRRVHTGERPFRCSACGKGFTQTSTLLAHRQVHTGERLFLCTECRKGFSNSFAMLTHQWVHTGERPFPCTECRKAFNSSSDRLKHQRVHTGERPFSCPECEKGFTQASDLLRHQRVHTGERPFTCYQCGKSFSRSSHLQRHQRVHMPSQGV